In the genome of Halapricum salinum, one region contains:
- a CDS encoding outer membrane protein assembly factor BamB family protein, which translates to MASTTLSLAADSTTVELDGTTTVDLVVDAATNDVSAYDLTVALDTERVADITDVSLATDSSGGAPDQQSVSIAADHNSATVSAAYLGDAVTGSAPTIVTVTVEAVAPGSTDIVLTSGTDSEVSDSAGDAYTITDTDSETITTEDTTGPMAEAGPDTTVASGTVVTFDASASTDNGYILDYEWDFGDGTTDTGETVTHNYGSTGSYTATLTVTDSAGNTGTDTRTVDVADLLTEKWSTDLSGRVQFSTLAVGSQRVFVGGLDATFHALDKADGTVDGAAWTVERAGALADSSPTIDGGRVYVGSGGGTLYAWATDGTQAWQYDTDSAIVSSPVVASDVVYVGTNDGRVLALDDTSNGAELWSYDAGAPIYSAIAVDSGRVFVTTDDGRLVALDTNGSFLWEHDTGAELGHSSPVVSGGTVYLAADAVYAFDPAGGSVLWQQSYGGTVGSSPTVDSGTLYVGDASGTVWALDTGNSGAERWHYETGSTVGSDPAVTGSRVAVGADDGSLYLLDASTGDLVQETAVGGRVRSSPTVVDGVLYVGDDSGTAFALDNV; encoded by the coding sequence ATGGCGAGTACGACGCTCTCGCTGGCGGCGGACTCGACGACGGTGGAACTCGACGGCACGACGACCGTCGACCTCGTGGTCGACGCGGCGACGAACGACGTCTCGGCCTACGATCTGACGGTCGCGCTCGACACCGAGCGCGTCGCCGACATCACGGACGTCTCGCTGGCGACCGATTCCAGTGGCGGCGCGCCGGACCAGCAGTCGGTCTCGATCGCGGCCGATCACAACAGTGCGACCGTCTCGGCGGCGTACCTCGGCGACGCCGTCACGGGGAGCGCGCCGACGATCGTCACCGTCACCGTCGAGGCCGTCGCGCCCGGCTCGACGGACATCGTCCTGACGAGCGGGACCGACTCTGAGGTGTCCGATTCGGCCGGCGACGCCTACACGATCACCGACACGGACTCGGAGACCATCACGACCGAAGACACGACTGGGCCCATGGCTGAAGCCGGGCCGGACACCACTGTCGCCTCTGGCACAGTGGTCACCTTCGACGCCTCGGCCTCGACGGACAACGGCTACATCCTCGACTACGAGTGGGACTTCGGCGACGGCACGACCGACACCGGAGAGACGGTCACCCACAACTACGGTTCGACCGGTAGCTACACCGCCACGCTCACCGTGACCGACAGCGCGGGCAACACTGGGACGGACACGCGAACGGTCGACGTCGCGGATCTCCTCACCGAGAAGTGGTCGACCGACCTCAGTGGTCGAGTACAGTTTTCCACTCTCGCAGTCGGCTCCCAGCGCGTCTTCGTCGGCGGGCTGGACGCGACCTTCCACGCTCTGGATAAGGCCGACGGAACCGTCGACGGGGCGGCCTGGACAGTCGAACGCGCCGGCGCACTCGCCGATTCCTCGCCCACCATCGACGGCGGGCGCGTCTACGTCGGCAGCGGCGGCGGGACCCTGTACGCCTGGGCGACCGACGGTACGCAGGCCTGGCAGTACGACACCGACAGCGCGATTGTTTCCTCGCCCGTCGTGGCGAGCGACGTCGTCTACGTCGGCACGAACGACGGCCGAGTGCTCGCACTCGACGACACGTCGAACGGCGCCGAACTGTGGAGTTATGACGCCGGTGCACCGATCTACTCGGCGATTGCCGTCGACTCGGGACGGGTGTTCGTGACGACCGACGACGGCCGCCTCGTCGCGCTCGACACCAACGGATCGTTCCTGTGGGAACACGACACTGGGGCGGAACTGGGCCACTCCTCGCCCGTCGTGAGCGGCGGGACGGTCTACCTCGCCGCCGACGCCGTCTATGCCTTCGATCCGGCCGGCGGCTCGGTCCTGTGGCAGCAATCGTACGGCGGGACGGTAGGTTCGAGCCCCACTGTCGACAGTGGCACGCTGTACGTCGGCGACGCCTCGGGGACGGTCTGGGCGCTCGACACCGGCAATAGCGGCGCGGAACGCTGGCACTACGAGACCGGCAGCACGGTCGGCTCGGACCCGGCAGTCACGGGCAGTCGGGTCGCGGTCGGGGCCGACGACGGCTCGCTCTATCTGCTGGACGCGAGCACGGGCGATCTCGTCCAGGAAACGGCGGTCGGTGGGCGCGTCCGCTCCTCACCGACGGTCGTCGACGGCGTCCTCTACGTCGGCGACGACAGCGGCACGGCGTTCGCCCTCGACAACGTCTGA
- a CDS encoding HVO_A0114 family putative DNA-binding protein encodes MTEPNVLVVTVDDEPSPYEYGLEAIQALKDGESLDQPATVRFPNESQLTDVFNERTYTLLRVIRDEAPESIRETARLVGRDKKNVHEELTTLEALGVIRFESVGRAKKPVFPYDDLVVTPLAHDSGDGAAAAP; translated from the coding sequence ATGACTGAACCAAACGTGCTCGTCGTCACGGTTGATGACGAGCCCAGCCCGTACGAATACGGCCTCGAAGCGATTCAGGCGCTCAAAGACGGCGAGAGCCTGGACCAACCCGCGACTGTCAGGTTCCCGAACGAGAGCCAACTGACCGACGTCTTCAACGAACGCACGTACACGCTCCTGCGTGTGATCAGAGACGAAGCACCCGAGAGCATCCGCGAGACGGCGCGGCTGGTCGGCCGAGACAAGAAGAACGTCCACGAGGAACTGACGACGCTCGAAGCGCTCGGGGTCATCCGCTTCGAATCCGTCGGGCGGGCGAAAAAGCCCGTCTTCCCCTACGACGATCTCGTCGTCACACCGCTTGCTCACGACTCCGGAGACGGGGCTGCTGCGGCGCCCTGA
- a CDS encoding ArsR family transcriptional regulator — MLSRIELEVLATTKRGNTISDIAGELGYSESYVSRAVSNLTEKGLCYTKRDGRRKRVSPSDARTVEVYQNLVQEYSHIDFPDLLTGKSLEVLYYLDQPRTVTEIADASDNYRNTVNRVLKRFRDRGLVGADDGRYQFNKDFHRLHEFARELAHHLHRQRLDGVTSRGTILWEGYDEFLAQTETEIDAEAFHETGLARFATFGLQFLLTGKRYYFYSEQIDAIEPPDLCCHTLLIDDGTRHQSYCLLLLSHIEVDADALRETASKYGLETEIDALLRYLQNSGDVGDNRLPEWSAFEELAADYGVTVPQ; from the coding sequence ATGCTCAGTCGAATCGAGCTTGAGGTGCTCGCCACTACCAAACGTGGTAACACGATTTCCGATATCGCAGGCGAACTCGGCTACAGCGAAAGCTACGTCTCTCGTGCGGTCTCGAACCTCACCGAGAAGGGGCTCTGCTACACGAAACGGGATGGCCGTCGAAAGCGAGTGAGTCCGTCCGACGCTCGTACAGTCGAAGTATATCAGAATCTCGTTCAGGAGTACTCGCACATCGACTTTCCGGATCTGCTGACCGGCAAGAGTCTCGAAGTCCTCTACTATCTGGACCAGCCACGCACAGTCACCGAGATCGCTGACGCGAGCGACAACTACCGCAACACCGTCAATCGTGTCCTGAAACGGTTCCGTGACCGCGGACTCGTCGGTGCGGACGACGGACGATATCAGTTCAATAAGGACTTCCACCGCCTGCACGAGTTCGCGCGTGAACTCGCACACCACCTCCATCGCCAGCGACTGGACGGAGTCACATCACGCGGGACGATTCTCTGGGAAGGCTACGACGAATTTCTCGCACAGACCGAGACAGAAATCGACGCTGAAGCATTTCACGAGACTGGACTTGCCCGGTTCGCTACGTTCGGCCTCCAGTTTCTGTTGACCGGAAAACGCTACTACTTCTATTCCGAGCAGATTGACGCCATTGAGCCTCCTGATCTCTGCTGTCACACGCTGTTGATCGACGACGGTACCCGCCATCAGTCGTACTGTCTGTTACTGCTCAGTCACATTGAGGTCGATGCAGATGCGCTCAGAGAGACGGCGTCGAAGTACGGACTTGAGACTGAAATCGACGCACTGCTACGGTATCTTCAGAACAGCGGCGACGTTGGGGATAACCGACTACCCGAGTGGTCAGCATTCGAAGAACTGGCGGCCGACTACGGGGTGACAGTGCCACAATGA
- a CDS encoding DUF6036 family nucleotidyltransferase, translated as MRPTFGREYVEDEFQQIAAALAEPLTVYLIGGGAMALRDLKGATKDIDLVVADGDAYARLWAVLTDLGYTEIQSLDADYRALGATSCVENDDGCRIDIFNQQVANKLVLTEGMVDRSEPFLTTGPLTVRLVRNVDIFLFKLVAGRDDDIEDMSVLVEAGLDYNFVETELERQIERLGDDQFTTFANEALLELQERYGVTTPIEDRVRELTRRYYHGLEVLQILDEPKSIEEVAAELDLEVSTVNERIAYLEEFDRVTRDGDMIILPEQQRN; from the coding sequence ATGAGACCAACCTTTGGACGCGAGTACGTCGAGGATGAGTTCCAGCAGATCGCTGCTGCGCTCGCGGAGCCCCTTACTGTCTATCTGATCGGTGGCGGTGCAATGGCACTCCGGGATCTGAAAGGTGCAACCAAAGATATTGATCTTGTCGTCGCCGACGGCGACGCCTATGCCCGGCTGTGGGCTGTGCTGACGGATCTGGGGTATACAGAGATCCAATCGCTGGACGCAGATTACCGAGCCCTCGGTGCCACGAGTTGTGTGGAAAACGACGATGGATGTCGCATCGACATCTTCAATCAGCAGGTTGCGAACAAACTGGTGTTGACCGAGGGGATGGTCGATCGCAGTGAGCCGTTTCTCACGACCGGGCCCCTGACCGTTCGCTTGGTCAGGAACGTGGATATTTTCCTCTTCAAGCTAGTTGCAGGCCGTGACGACGATATCGAGGATATGAGTGTCCTCGTTGAGGCCGGCCTCGACTATAATTTCGTCGAGACCGAACTGGAGCGGCAGATCGAACGGCTCGGTGACGACCAGTTCACGACGTTTGCGAACGAGGCGTTGCTCGAACTGCAAGAGCGATACGGTGTGACTACGCCCATCGAGGACAGAGTTCGAGAGCTCACGCGGCGGTACTATCACGGATTGGAGGTTCTCCAGATACTCGACGAGCCCAAATCAATCGAGGAAGTGGCGGCCGAACTCGACCTCGAGGTTTCGACGGTCAACGAACGCATCGCGTACCTCGAAGAGTTCGACCGCGTCACTCGAGACGGCGATATGATAATCCTGCCTGAGCAACAGAGGAACTGA